The DNA window TTTCATACACATCGAGCAGAGCGATTGCCGAGTTATATACCTGACTTTCATAGAGCGAGGCCGAAACATTAGCGCCCGGGGTCATGCCCTGAAGGGCCGATGTCACCCCCGAAATCTGCTGAAACATCTGCATTTCCATCTCCAACAGCCGCGCTGCCCCTTCGCTGCGTCCGGCAGCCGTCACCTCGACAGGCAATCGGCGTGCGGTCGGATTGACCGGAATCACACCGCCGGGACGGCTCCAGATATCGGCCACCTTTTCCATGTCGAGTCCCGGAGGAATAGCGTCGGTCGGCATCAGCAGCACACCTTTGGCACTGTTGGCAAGAATGTGGTCGATTGTGGTAATGAGCGTGTTGATGTGTTTCTGCTGTCCGACCAGATCCTCGATGAAAGGATGGACGGCACCGTCGGTGAGCGGGTAGAACTTCAGGGCAAACGGATGTGCGCCCGATTTCAGCGGCGAGCGCGAATGGTCGATCACGCTTCCGTCGGGAGTGAGGAAACGGCAATGCCAGTGTGGATCTTCGACAGGATGATGCGGATCAATGTCGTAGGTCCACACCTCTATAACCCGACAGAAGCCGGGCGAGGATGAAGAGTAGAACTTCGTATCAGCCGAGTCATGTCCGCCCCATGCCACCGACGAGAGATAAGGCCCGTCGGCTGAGACGTGGCGGTAGATTTTTTCAAGATAACGGTGACGGCGCGCGAGTTGTGGCCGAAACGGAGGCGCAGTTCGTCGAGAGTCATGTCGTGGAGCATACCGATGAGGCGGATATCGCTTCCACGCGGGTCGCGGAAAGGAGTGCAGAAAAAGTGTTCGGGATTCACATTGTCGATCCACACTCCCGCTCCGTCAGGAGGACGGTTTTCATAGACCACACGCTGTATGGCCGTCCCGGAAATGAGGAACTCTTCAAGCGCACGGCTGTCGAGTTCATCCAGAAGATTAGACCGGTAGACATCGAGAAGCTGCGCTGAAGGAGGCTCTCCGGACTGCGAGATGTTGTAGCGGAAACGGCCGACGACACTTTTGACCAAGGCGCGGAGCAGATTGTTGGTCAGCGGACGCATGCCGGCCATACGCGCTTTCTCATATTCGCTGACCGTCTGGCCGGAGGATGTCTGCGTCAGGTCGCTCCACTGGTCGCCATACGTGTGGCGCATAAGTCCGCGCCTCGTTGTCCGCAGTGCGGCATGGCGTTTCCATGCACTGAACGCCTCTTCGATGAGGCCGGGATTGGAGGAGAACATTTTTTATCTGTATAAACGATGAAAGTTTGACAATCAGAGTTGGCGGGGATGAATGGTTGCAAAGGCGGAGTCGTCGAGACGGTATTCATCCTCGTCGTAACTCACACAGAGCAGAGTGCGGACCGATTCGCCCGAAGCGGCGGCAGGATAAAGGTGCAGACGGTTGTCGTGGAATATTGCTACAGGCCGCGACGGCGTTGCCCGCGTGTAGGGGTGAAGCTGACGCATGGCCGCGGGATGGGTCGGACTCGTGACAATCCGCGCTGATGTCAGCCAAGAATCGAGACGCACGCTTACGATTCTCACCACCGACTGCGGAAGATCAATGACGACAGAACCGTCGGATGCCGGTGTCAGGATTATGGATTTTGAAAGGTCGTCGGCAACAAGGCAGGAGGCAGGAGCTTCAAGAAGCAGCCGTCTGTACCACTGCTTCATTTCCGAAAGATGGATTGCGGATGTGTCGATTCCGTCGTTGCGCCTGAAGGCGGCATCGGTGAACGAAGGCGAATAGCCGGAATGAAGCATCCAAAGGTCGAGCATGCGGGAGGGAGTGAGGCGGAGGTGCATTATTTTTCAAGGTCTAATGGTGAGAGATTAGAGTAGATAAGGGAGTGACAGAATAGCTGAGAATTAGGGAATAAGGGGATGGTTGACGGTGAAGGGTGATGCAAAGTTACGGCACACGGCTGCGGGTTTTGGAGCGATAATACAAAAGAGGTCGTTATTTTTCGTATTTTTGCAAAGTCACAGAGCGCTGCCAAGAAGCCGATGAATTTCCACCATCGTCTATAAGCAGACGCATTATACAATCATTATCATCTACCTACATCATGATTTCCATAAGTGATCTGAAAGAAAAAGTGCTCACCGGCGGAGAGCTTACCGAAGCCGAGGCAATGAGCCTCGCCAACCTCAACACGGATGAATATGACAAACTTTTAGAATCCGCAGCCGAAATCACCGACCGCTTCGGCAGCCGGAATTTTGATTCGTGCTCCATCATAAACGCCCGCTCCGGGCGCTGTCCGGAAGACTGTAAATGGTGCGCCCAGTCGGCTCACCATAAGACCGATATCGCCGTCTACCAGCTTGTCGACCGCGATACCTGCATGGCGCTTGCCGACTACAACCACCGGCGTGGAATCGGACGGTTCTCGCTCGTCACAAGCGGACGGACACTCTCGGGCAAAGCTCTTGACACCGTATGCGACTACTACCATGAACTGTCGGAACGCGAAAGCGGCATGGGACTTTGCGCATCAATGGGATTGCTCGACAGCGAGGCGCTCCGACGACTGCACGAAGCCGGAGTGGAACGCTATCACTGCAATCTTGAGACTGCACCATCCCACTTCCCTACCCTTTGTTCGACCCACACCAT is part of the Duncaniella dubosii genome and encodes:
- a CDS encoding portal protein, with translation MAWGGHDSADTKFYSSSSPGFCRVIEVWTYDIDPHHPVEDPHWHCRFLTPDGSVIDHSRSPLKSGAHPFALKFYPLTDGAVHPFIEDLVGQQKHINTLITTIDHILANSAKGVLLMPTDAIPPGLDMEKVADIWSRPGGVIPVNPTARRLPVEVTAAGRSEGAARLLEMEMQMFQQISGVTSALQGMTPGANVSASLYESQVYNSAIALLDVYESFNSFRTLRDRIALALLS
- a CDS encoding PAS domain-containing protein, translated to MFSSNPGLIEEAFSAWKRHAALRTTRRGLMRHTYGDQWSDLTQTSSGQTVSEYEKARMAGMRPLTNNLLRALVKSVVGRFRYNISQSGEPPSAQLLDVYRSNLLDELDSRALEEFLISGTAIQRVVYENRPPDGAGVWIDNVNPEHFFCTPFRDPRGSDIRLIGMLHDMTLDELRLRFGHNSRAVTVILKKSTATSQPTGLISRRWHGADMTRLIRSSTLHPRPASVGL